The following DNA comes from Williamwhitmania taraxaci.
GGGCAATAAAGTGCAGAAATATCCTCCGAGGATACTAATGCATCGGCTAATCCACGACAGCCAGCAAATCCGCATCCGCCACAGTTGGCTCCAGGAAGCATCGCCTCCACTTCATCAATTCGTGGGTCCTCATAAACCTTAAACTTCTGGGCTACAAAATAAAGCACCACTGCTGAGACAACACCCAGTAGGCTTAAAGTAAGGACTGTGAAAATTATTGTAGAACTCATGCTATATTGTTTTTCTAATCAAGTCGTTCAACCCTAAATACAAACTTTGCCTCTAGCCGCTTCTTGAATACATTCAGCATCAAATAGTAAACCACAACGGCTCCAATGGACCATAGTCCGGCCATTATTTCGCTGCCCAACAACTCCGAGGCAGCAATGAGCACCCCCAGCATTACAAACAGGGGCAAAACATACCCAAACACAACGGCCCGCATGGCTAGCGAACGTTGGAGTATAACCTTAACCTGATCGTCGACATGCAACTGCAATCCGTGATTATCAACCACAATATCCTTCTCCGTAGATTCGGAGAGCGAACATGCCGACTTGGCATGGCAGGAGCCGCATGCCGAAGCACTCACAATTGAGATGCGAACACTATTTCTGGTAACCTCAACAACTCTACCGAGATGTTCCACTGTTTTTTCACGAGCACTTCCCATGGTAAATACACAATCTTTGGCCAACAAAAATAGAGTTCTTTGCCTTTGGTTTTAACCTTTACGCATGACTCTACAGCACAAAGCAACTATTTAGAATGAATATAAATCCAAACAATCTATCCAACGATAAGATTATCAATAAATCAACCTAAAACCTAATAAGATTATCATTATCAAGAATTTAACTGTTATCGAACTAACAAGTGATTTTTTCAGTTTCGGACGGAGGTCTTCACTTAAAGTAAATGTGGTTGAATGAAATTTAAGCCTCACGAAACAGAGGTTTATCAAGTAAAAACACTTTTTCATCAAAGCAGATACAACCAATTGCACAATCGTCCGTAAATTTGCCTGAACTAAAACGAGACCATGCAAACAAAGAGATTCGCTCTATTACTATTGTTCGGACTCATTCAACTAAATAGCTTCTCCCTCGACCGCGAAAATCGTTTCGAATTAACCATTAACCCAAGCCAAATAACTAACGACCAACATTGCAAAGTATTAGTAGAAATATATAACGGTTACGAACTGATTATAACAAAAACAGTCAACCAAAACGTTCCCGTAACTATCCACCTAGACCTATACTGCAACTACACCTTGGTGGTAAAATTAAATGGAAGGAAATCGGCTACCTACCAAATCTCGACAGAGGTTCCTACCAAATGGCTGTAATCTAAAAAAATGTTGTTGATAATATTTTGTTAGCATTAAAATGCTGCACTAACCTGAATTACTCCACTATTCCAATTTTGCGACTTCCACGACCGTTTCACTGGACATCGGTAGGTGCGCTCTGAGTAGGCTTGTATGAA
Coding sequences within:
- a CDS encoding SoxR reducing system RseC family protein → MAKDCVFTMGSAREKTVEHLGRVVEVTRNSVRISIVSASACGSCHAKSACSLSESTEKDIVVDNHGLQLHVDDQVKVILQRSLAMRAVVFGYVLPLFVMLGVLIAASELLGSEIMAGLWSIGAVVVYYLMLNVFKKRLEAKFVFRVERLD